One Candidatus Cloacimonadota bacterium genomic window carries:
- a CDS encoding GIY-YIG nuclease family protein: protein MSFLKTVAKIGNAVIDEGMKQQSKQMRNSSRNAATGRTEVPTIGGKTLRDWESKWQNVGYLDSIDLSPYSSYVGLYKAELGGKVMYIGRAVEYSNGGIRKRLSDYTRESDSARKHTSGQLMHANAADLKISILLVGSDEEAAEATRKLERYFIGKYSPEWNKILK, encoded by the coding sequence ATGAGCTTTTTGAAAACAGTGGCAAAGATTGGAAATGCTGTCATCGATGAAGGTATGAAACAGCAAAGTAAGCAGATGAGAAATAGCAGTAGGAATGCAGCTACAGGGAGAACGGAAGTCCCCACTATTGGAGGAAAGACACTCAGAGATTGGGAGAGCAAGTGGCAGAATGTAGGCTATCTGGACAGCATCGACCTAAGTCCATACTCCTCTTATGTTGGGCTTTACAAAGCCGAATTGGGTGGAAAAGTCATGTATATCGGCAGAGCTGTCGAATATTCGAATGGTGGCATCAGGAAGAGACTATCTGACTATACCAGAGAATCAGACAGTGCCAGAAAGCACACATCGGGGCAACTAATGCATGCCAATGCTGCCGATTTGAAGATATCTATTTTGCTGGTTGGTAGTGATGAGGAAGCGGCTGAAGCGACCAGAAAGCTCGAACGCTACTTCATCGGCAAGTACTCTCCTGAGTGGAATAAGATTCTCAAGTAG
- a CDS encoding WYL domain-containing protein: MRNQALYRQWQMLHLINQHRLNGISKGELATHFGVSKKTIARDITNLSSCGFPIYEDQDMDRANQVFYYFTEGYRLPDYTLNYEDILSLSLASKLWEESGLVTSDSIKGILTKIETKLDKSILKFYRDVQKALISDGTGTLSDSDTVAEKLSLVLKAILNYKMIAFDYYSVQNQRHSHKEVSPLAVKYFNHNFYLAGYYKKIDQVIVFAINRMEKLKLSDKPQHEVDFDSRTYFDSGFGIYAGEVFPVKLQFFPPTSDYIAERMWHPSQKITRLKDKSLILEMPANSLSEMKKFVLSYGAKVKVLEPKELVEMVRAEIKRISLVYSGKLNESVLL; this comes from the coding sequence GTGAGGAATCAAGCTCTGTACCGGCAATGGCAGATGCTGCACCTGATAAATCAGCATCGGCTTAACGGCATATCCAAAGGTGAATTGGCAACACACTTTGGGGTATCAAAGAAGACTATTGCCAGGGATATAACTAATCTGTCTTCATGTGGTTTTCCGATCTACGAAGACCAGGATATGGATAGGGCAAATCAGGTTTTCTACTATTTCACAGAGGGTTATCGCCTTCCTGATTATACGCTGAATTACGAGGACATTCTTAGCCTCTCACTGGCAAGCAAGCTTTGGGAAGAATCGGGGTTGGTTACTTCCGATAGCATAAAAGGCATTCTGACCAAGATCGAAACTAAGCTGGATAAATCAATCCTCAAGTTCTACCGTGATGTCCAAAAAGCGCTAATCAGTGATGGTACCGGGACTCTATCTGATTCGGACACTGTGGCTGAGAAACTAAGCCTGGTACTGAAAGCGATACTGAATTATAAGATGATCGCTTTTGATTATTATAGTGTGCAGAACCAAAGGCACAGTCATAAAGAAGTCTCGCCTTTGGCAGTTAAGTATTTCAACCATAACTTCTACCTGGCAGGATATTATAAAAAGATAGATCAGGTGATCGTCTTTGCCATCAATCGCATGGAGAAGCTTAAGCTGAGCGATAAACCTCAACACGAGGTGGATTTTGATTCCAGAACCTATTTTGATAGCGGCTTTGGCATCTATGCTGGAGAAGTGTTTCCGGTGAAACTTCAATTCTTTCCTCCAACCTCGGATTATATCGCAGAAAGAATGTGGCATCCATCACAGAAGATCACTCGTCTTAAGGATAAATCACTCATCCTGGAAATGCCTGCTAACTCCCTGAGTGAAATGAAGAAATTTGTGCTGAGCTATGGTGCAAAAGTCAAGGTGCTGGAACCGAAGGAGCTGGTGGAAATGGTTCGAGCAGAGATAAAAAGAATTTCATTAGTATATTCCGGCAAACTTAATGAATCAGTATTGTTGTAG